Genomic window (Streptomyces yatensis):
TACCACTCCAGGCGGGCGATCAGCTCCCGCATCTTCTCCCAGGAGGGGCCGGTGCCGCCGTAGTACACATCACGGGCGTTGCGGCCGCGGCGGCCGCCCTCGGGCAGCGGGGCCAGCGGGCCGTGGAACACGGGCATGCTGCCGGTGATCGTCAGCGACCGGACCCGCTCGGGGTACTTCGCGGCCAGGTTCAGCGCGATGGTCCCGCCCCAGGAATTGCACACGAAGTCGGCGCGCTCGATGCCCAGGGTGTCGAGCAGGGCGACCGTCTTGGCGGCGTGGTAGTCCCACATGGGGCCCTCGATGACGGGCTTGGCCGACGTGCCGTACTGCAGGATGTCCACGAGGAAGCAGTGGCGGTCCTGGGCGAACAGCGGTGCCACCTGTCCGAAGTCGGACCAGCCCGTGCACCCGGGGCCGCCGCCGTGGAGGAAGACCGTCGGGCTGGTGCCCGCCGTGCCCAGCTCGATGTAGTGGTACGTGACGCCGTCCGCTTCCGCGTGGGCGCCCTCCGGCGGCTTCTGGATGTTCATGAGGTCCATGCCCCGATGGTGTGGTGCCGGTGATCTCCGCCCAAGCGGTCCGGTCCGCTGAGCGGGCCGGTCTCGTGGTGACCGCCTCCGGGCGGTGGCTAGCCTCCCGGTCCAGCGTGTCCGCGGTAGTCGTGCCGTGTCCGCGGTAGTCGTGCGCAGAAAGGCAGTACATGTCCGCGTGGGAAGTTGCCGAGGAACGGGCCAGGGCGGCGATCGGCCGCCCGGAACACCGGGACCTGGGGGTCGTACGGGCCGAGGACGCGGCGGAGTTCGCGCGCTCGGCCGGGGAGACCGGCCCGCAGCTGGTCGACCCCGGCCACCCGGACTTCACCGTCCACCCGATGTACCTGGTGAGCCTGTTGCGGGGCGCGGGAGGCGCCGGTCAGGACGAGTTCCGGCCGGACGGCATGTACCGCGACGAGGTCCCGGGCACCGACGGCCTGGATGTGCGGCTGATGGCGGGCGGTCAGGAGGTCCGGTTCACCGGCGAGGTGAGGGCGGGCGACCGGATCCGGGTCCGCCGGGTCCTCACGGATGTCGAACGCAAGGG
Coding sequences:
- a CDS encoding FAS1-like dehydratase domain-containing protein, which gives rise to MSAWEVAEERARAAIGRPEHRDLGVVRAEDAAEFARSAGETGPQLVDPGHPDFTVHPMYLVSLLRGAGGAGQDEFRPDGMYRDEVPGTDGLDVRLMAGGQEVRFTGEVRAGDRIRVRRVLTDVERKGSGTPFLLLTVEKTYTAERGTLVRVRERFIVR
- a CDS encoding alpha/beta fold hydrolase; this encodes MDLMNIQKPPEGAHAEADGVTYHYIELGTAGTSPTVFLHGGGPGCTGWSDFGQVAPLFAQDRHCFLVDILQYGTSAKPVIEGPMWDYHAAKTVALLDTLGIERADFVCNSWGGTIALNLAAKYPERVRSLTITGSMPVFHGPLAPLPEGGRRGRNARDVYYGGTGPSWEKMRELIARLEWYDAGAIPDDTVTLRYEQSLDPEETALAGASDNPRGDWQDLTAELGAIQAPTLFIWGMYDAFLTPDYPLMLARMVPKGNLHVMDQVSHHLQEERPHDYYTAVTGFLNQQHA